A part of Rhodothermales bacterium genomic DNA contains:
- a CDS encoding efflux RND transporter permease subunit, whose protein sequence is MLNRLVEASLRYKFLVLVTFGVVAFLGWRAIVTVPIDAFPDVTPAQVNIYTESPGLAAEDVEQLLTFPIESGMAGLPKVQEIRSVSLFGLSYVAVYFEDDMDIYFARRLVMERLQEVGDRIPEGYGTPEMGPNTSGLGQVFWYTLERADAELKDTITDMDLRTLHDWTVRLMLRTAPGVDDVMSWGGQERQFQVVIEPLNLIKYGLTFREVMEVIEANNRQVGGQYIDIGAEQYLVRGLGLVENEHDIGSMVISVEDGVPVYLRDIATIVQGPALRFGAVTRDGEEVVLGMALSRIGENAANVVDAVKDKVEIVNDALPEGVVLRPVYERTDLVDKAINTAVMALIEGSILVAIVLFLFLGELRSALVVITALPLAMLIAFIFMGEAGLSANLMSLAGLAVGIGMMVDGAVVMVENAFRIMAER, encoded by the coding sequence GCCATCGTTACCGTCCCGATTGATGCGTTTCCGGATGTGACGCCGGCACAAGTCAATATCTACACAGAATCGCCCGGGCTGGCTGCCGAGGACGTGGAGCAGCTGCTCACGTTCCCGATCGAGTCCGGCATGGCGGGACTACCAAAAGTGCAGGAGATTCGTTCTGTAAGCTTGTTCGGGTTGTCTTACGTCGCCGTCTACTTCGAAGACGACATGGACATCTACTTCGCGCGACGATTGGTTATGGAGCGGCTGCAGGAGGTTGGGGACCGGATTCCGGAAGGCTACGGTACGCCGGAAATGGGACCCAACACGTCCGGGCTGGGGCAGGTGTTCTGGTACACGTTGGAGCGCGCAGACGCAGAGCTCAAGGATACCATCACGGATATGGACCTTCGTACGTTGCACGACTGGACGGTTCGGCTCATGTTGCGTACTGCGCCGGGCGTCGACGATGTCATGTCCTGGGGCGGTCAGGAGCGGCAGTTTCAGGTCGTCATCGAACCACTCAACCTCATCAAGTACGGCCTGACATTCCGCGAGGTCATGGAGGTAATAGAGGCCAACAATCGCCAGGTTGGTGGACAGTATATCGATATTGGAGCGGAGCAGTACTTGGTGCGCGGACTTGGACTGGTAGAAAACGAACATGACATCGGGTCAATGGTCATCTCTGTAGAGGATGGTGTTCCTGTTTACCTGCGCGACATAGCGACGATTGTACAAGGTCCCGCACTGCGATTTGGCGCGGTGACGAGGGATGGTGAAGAGGTCGTTCTCGGCATGGCGTTGTCTCGAATTGGAGAGAACGCTGCGAACGTGGTCGATGCCGTGAAGGACAAGGTGGAGATCGTCAACGATGCTCTTCCGGAGGGTGTCGTATTGCGGCCCGTTTACGAACGAACCGATCTCGTCGACAAAGCAATCAATACGGCCGTTATGGCGCTTATCGAAGGGTCTATCCTCGTTGCAATTGTGCTGTTCCTGTTTCTTGGCGAACTCCGCTCGGCGTTGGTTGTGATAACGGCGCTCCCGCTGGCCATGCTGATCGCGTTCATCTTCATGGGCGAAGCGGGTCTATCCGCGAATCTGATGTCGCTGGCGGGCCTGGCGGTCGGTATAGGAATGATGGTTGACGGGGCGGTCGTCATGGTCGAGAACGCGTTCCGCATCATGGCAGAGCGG